In the genome of Primulina eburnea isolate SZY01 chromosome 13, ASM2296580v1, whole genome shotgun sequence, the window CAGGTTAACAAGTAGACCTGAACACAACACCTTGAGCAAACAACGCACAAATCAATATCCATGCTTACTAGCCAACTACATATTACAAATTTGTTCACAATGAAGACAAACAAAGTCACGCGCACATGGTCACATATATAGCAAATATCTAAATAAATTTTGGCAGAAAAGGAACAACATATACCTTAATGGAAACCTTACTTTTCACTTCAGTTTCCAGAGCATCTGTCATTGACTGCAACCCATGGAAGCGAGATTAAAATGGATTCAAGTAGGTAGGGTGCATGATCAAAGTAAAAGCCTCAAGAAATGAACTCCGGAACACTCCCACATCACAATACATGACATTATTACTTCCTGCTCCATATTAACCCACTAAACTTCATCCCTCTACTTGATTGCATTCAGCAAGAACACTGCCCCAATACATAGTTACCAGGAAATTATCAaccattaattaaaaaaaatatgaccTTGTCGAATTGAATAAGAACTTGAATGGCGAGCTCCGGACTGAGAATTCCTCCGGATACCATCTGATCCAGAGTCTCCGTCAAGCACATCCCGATAGTAGATCTTCGGTACAGCTCGAAAGTCGCCATTATTCTCCAATAACACCACTATACCTGCAAACAAATcgcaaaaacaaaaacaatcaCAACCAACATTCCATAACCCGGGGAAAAAAATCAGACCCAAAAAGAGAAATTTAACCACTGCCACTCGTTTTGATCGATTAATAATTAACAATTCAGATATTTAGAAGCTTTCGGTTCGCTTGGATGGAGAGCGACACAGCAGGTGCAAAGAAGAGGGAGAGGAAATAAGGGTTTTTATACCCTAGATTTTGTAGATGAGGAACTATATAGGCGAGCCACAAAAGAAAAAGACGATCTTACCCTCCAATATTTCTTGCTGGTTATGGGCCGGAGCATAAATTTCAATTCCCCCTAGCATTCTTTCCTCGTATTGGGCTTTCATTTCCAACAAAATGGGCCACTATGAAAATTCACATATCATAATAATGAGaaggtatcttgtgagacgatctcacgaatctttatttgtgagacggctCAAtccaccgatattcacaataaagaataatacttttagcataaaaagtaatattttttcatggatgacccaaataagatatatatctcacaaaatacgacccgtaaaaccgtctcacacaaatttttgccatcaATAATACCATCCTAATTTATCTCCAATATTTGCTTTTATTTAGGCACGTGCACACATACACacgttaaaaaaaaaactaagattCATCCTTTCGTCtgaatcaaaatttgaaaactttCGTAATTTAAGACTAAAACTCAATATAAGCCAACTTCACGGTGTAAGGACGGGTTACACACCCTActctgatttttcaaaaaaataaaactattCAAGTAAAATGTAATATAACTATATCGaaataaaacaagaaaaatataatacaaGCTCTAAACCCTATTTCAacatttttttctattttatttttacccCTTTAAATTCTTCATATTGATTTTGTGTTTGAGTTAGAGAATCTGCAGACGTGTCAATAGTACTAGGCGgctctctttttcttttgtttttttggaTGTACAAAGGCGGCTTTTTAAAAGTAGTGGCAATGATTGTGTACACAATAAttactttatttttactttacccaaaaaaaataaaaaccttTTGATCCACTCGTATTTTTTTGAGTAtaacgatctcacgaatctttatctgtgagataggTCAATAttatcgatatttacaataaaaagtaataatcttaacgtaaaattaatattttttatgaatgatcaaataagatattcatctcacaaaatacgactcgtgagatcatctcacaattTTTGTCACTTTTTATATCCAATTAACTAATTTGTGAATAATATAAATTGGattgtaaataataataatagttagCGGTTGATTCTATTTCCATCTTATTCGATTTTAATATAtgaaatatgaaataattaactAATATTTATAGAGACAATGACATTATCTTagggtaaaaacttgtgtgagacggtctcacgggtcatatttgtgagacggatctcttaaatagattatcaatgaaaaagtattatcttttaagctaagagtattactttttattgtaaatatggtatagggttgacccgtctcacagattatgatccgtgagacggtctcacatgagacacccTCTTatcttaatttaaaaaaattattcaaatgtTTCATGTTGATATAAAATGTaagcaaaaatttatgtgagaatggtctcacgggtcgtattttttgAGACGgctctcttatttgggtcatccatgaaaaaagtattactttttatgctaagagtattactttttattatgaatatcggtatgattgactcgtctcaaagataaagattcgtgatatcgtctcacaaataGACTTACTCTAAAATGTAATGTTTTTGTGTCCGTGTTTGTCATTTTACTTACCACCAAAGCTATCGGTGTGGGGGATAGCCATGAAGCgtaaatttattgattttgaggTAATTAAGTTATAATTCAAACTATAATATAATAGCGAAGAAAATTGAGAAAATAGTCAGATATGTCGTGGAAGTTAGCTTATTCTAGATCTTACTTAGTATTAGGACGCaaagtttataattttttaaacttatttTATCGTTGAATGTTAACATGATATCAAATATTTTGTCGTGTCAAGCATTTTGTCAATACTTCAAAAAAATAAGACTAACAACCGAAAGtgtaaagttttaaatttaaatctaaTATTGACGACTTAGATGACAATAATTTAAAACGTGACAATATAGAggctaaaaataaatatttttcttatggAAAATATTCAttcaaattaatataaaaaatatatgataCTTAGATTAATTATCTTTTGCTAAATGAGTACTTTTTTGTTTCTTAAAGAATTAATCTTTCTTACACTATGTGTATCAATATTCATCCAATTTTGgttttgttattttttgttccctggataatattccTCTAACAGTAGTTAAGGATATTAAATCTACAAAATAACACATCTTaacatattttatatattttttgtatttcTCAATATATCAGTTCCATACTTCAATAATATAGCATATATCATATTTATACTAAATAGTGATGTCTAAAGAATTGTTAAGCACATAACACTTGAGATCAAACGTTAGTTGTTTAATAAAAGTTTTAGTCGGTGATAATGATaaaacttaattattttaaattgtcaGGATTTTGTATCAAGGATactgaattttatatttaaaaaaaaattcatataaaaaattgatgagtcaagatattttatgatatttcaatcttttaatattttgatatatttatctttaattttgtttttttattttttagacGATAGTCTcactaaaataatttaaaaagtaAATATTCTGAATTTTATAAATCTGATGTTCTCTAATGGTATATTACATTATATTTTAATAaccaaatttaaaatttaaaaaaacatgTGAAACTTCGATTGAGTGAATAGATAAATTTGTTTTCTCAAACAACATAAAAAAACATCTTATTCATAATATTTTCGTAacataatgtttttttttttaaatttagtgTTGGATTAAATGTACATGAGTTATATTAGTATTGAGATCAGTGAATTTTTGAGAAGTTATCGTACTTCAAGTTGCAGACGTTGCTGCTGCTTGATCTGATTGGCTAGGTGTGATATAAGGACATAAAGGTGCGACTTGACTAACAGCTACAGTTTTGACCTAGTGATAAGCAGTTGATCCTAATAATTGATATTGGAGCGATGTCCTGAGTTCAAATCTCCCAAGAAGCATATTTATATACTTCTTGGTGATGTTTGGTTAATCGTGCATGAGTGAGAGTAGTAGATAGACGACCTTCTAAGAAATTGTCGTGCGTCAAGCTGTTGATGTTGCGTCACTACTTGATCTGGTTGGCTAGGTGGGCTATAAAAAATTGACACTAGATCTTAACAGATAATACTTTATTTGTTGGAGACATGGCCGACAGTATGGAAATAGTAAGACTGATTTCTAAAGGATATGAGACAACATAAACATTTAGACATGCACCTCCAGGACACATAAACCTAACAGTCCGACCTATTAGCATCCAAATAGGTGTATTATGTCAtgccacaaataaaataaaataaagttatACCTTAAATAGCAACTATAATTTACTTTACTATCACTCTATATCATCAAAAGTAAAGAATATATTCATTGTTTAATTTATATAAACCTTTTGTCCATTTAAAACAAATACAAATCAATTAAGTACCTAATGAACAAAATATTAATTCATTTAATGATATATAATTGTATtagaataaataaatagtcttattttatttctcacaaaatgcaaaattatatatttgattcatatttatAATTAGTCCCTACTCACCAATGAACATGATGAACCCATTTATTTTTTTTCGTTATTTAATCTATGTAAACCGAAATAATTGAAAGCCTAAGATGATAATTCTCAAATACCATAAATAAATTATAGGCTCATAATAGTTGTATTTTTGTAATCATATTtctcattattttcatttttgacATGCTTAATTGATGTACACTTTGGTGTTATTTTGTTGTAGGAAGAAATTTTATAgtcttggagcaaatttgagCTAAAGATGTGATttttatcacatttgaagttGTCAAGATAAAGCTGTGAAAAATACAAAGAACAAAAGAAGTTTTGGAACAAGGCGTGATCACACCTTATGAATATTCTTCTGATGTATGTGAACGTGAAGCTGACAGAATTTCAAAGAGTTAATCTCGAATTTT includes:
- the LOC140810649 gene encoding transcription initiation factor IIA subunit 2-like gives rise to the protein MATFELYRRSTIGMCLTETLDQMVSGGILSPELAIQVLIQFDKSMTDALETEVKSKVSIKGHLHTYRFCDNVWTFILQNAQLKSDEGQETVDSIKIVACDSKLLTQ